The genomic interval GAGAAGCGAATCTTAATGTTCTTATCTTCTGTTGCATATGTTCTTCTTTTCATAAATGCTTCCAGTATGGCTTCTTCGACTAGATCAGTAGCATAAACGGCTGTTCTTGAATCGTTTGCTCCTCCCCAGTTGGGTTTGTGATTGTCCTGACCCAGGGCCGCACCAATATGCCATCCCTTTCCCAGTGCATCAATGTAGGCTGAGAACATCTCATCGATAATTGTGTCGTTTTCCCACCAGTTTCCGTTGCCAACTTCAATCAGATTCATATAGAGATCTGCTTCTGGGGAATACTGGAACTCCTTGAAATTGTCTCCGAAATCTCTGACTGGATGGTTGAACTGGCCGACTGCGCCGCGCTCTATTATCCAGTGATACAGGTCCCAAAGATCCGACTTAACTCTATCGGTCCAGTCACTTGTGCCGTACACGTTTATATGTCCGGTACCGGTTGCTGTCCACTCAAAACCCGCTAATGCAGCAAAGTACTTGGATGAGGCTTCCTTCGCAGCCTCTTTTGTTGCAGTCAATTTGTCCCTCCCGTCCGGAAGCTTCTGGGCAAAATAGTAGGCATGATCGGTAATTGCAAGAAAGTCAAGATCGGGTACTTCTTTGGCGAATGAGTAGGCTTCTTCCGGGAAACCCGTGCCGTCTGAATAAGAGGTGTGGGAATGGGGATTTCCAAAGTAGAGATTGAGTTCGCTGCCTACTAAGACAATCGATGCCAAAATGAGAAGCACAATGATGGCAAAGCTTTTCATCAAATCACCCTTTCGTTATTTTCATATTTGTAAGCGCCGAATCGTAGGCATTGGCAAAAAGATCAAATCGATTCAGATATCCTCAATGCGATTATCCAGTTATTCATCTCAATCGTTTTTTTTACGTTCACCCAGGTAGAGTCTGCTTTGGAACATCTTCGAGAAGTCTGTCCACTTGCTTTCGACTGAAGTCATCAAAGCATGAGTTTCAAAATTGTCTAGTCTTGAGTCTAGATTGTCACAGAGCCAAATAATTATTGATTCGCGGGTCTTCGGCGTTACCGGTGAACCGAACTGCACTTCACCATGATGACTGAGCACTATGTGAATCAACTTCCTTCTGGTTTCTTCTGGAAAGCCTTCGATATTGGAAATTACCATATCAATCAGTCTTGCTCCAATGGAGATATGTTCTTCCAGGTAACCGTCATCGGAGTAATCAAACTCGAAAGCTTCAGTGGTATAGGTTTTTACCTTTCCAATGTCATGAAAGAGTCCACCAGTGACAACGAGATCTCTGTCGATGTTTGCCCTCGAATCTGATACCTCTGTCAATGCAAGCGCATATCTGACCACAGATAGGCTATGTTCTGCAAGCCCGCCGATTCTGGCATGATGATACATCTTTGCCGCCGGAGCTTCGAAGAAGCCTGGGCAGACCCCGTCATCCGAAATGAGCCGCTTTGCAAGAGCTTTCATATATTTGTCCTTTACTGACT from Mesotoga infera carries:
- a CDS encoding HD domain-containing protein: MIEGKSGSYPILSEILREYDASSDRVENFVNSKQGFFFMFGAKKVEGSRGPYYDCMVGDSKNRKEAKAWISESGCLEPVVGTVALADYLVDDRFGLSIKIKRIFSIEEMKSYSYDSISQLLPIVEDIERIKSEVSALIESVKDKYMKALAKRLISDDGVCPGFFEAPAAKMYHHARIGGLAEHSLSVVRYALALTEVSDSRANIDRDLVVTGGLFHDIGKVKTYTTEAFEFDYSDDGYLEEHISIGARLIDMVISNIEGFPEETRRKLIHIVLSHHGEVQFGSPVTPKTRESIIIWLCDNLDSRLDNFETHALMTSVESKWTDFSKMFQSRLYLGERKKND